In a genomic window of Microterricola viridarii:
- a CDS encoding DUF6112 family protein — MIDIDPNGTGLPGIEQLRVIVGAVMTVGLILSVLALIISAIVWGFGANSSNPHLASRGKLGVLVSCGAAIICGAAVTLINFFWGVGQTV, encoded by the coding sequence GTGATCGACATCGACCCGAACGGGACCGGCCTTCCGGGCATCGAGCAGCTGCGCGTCATCGTCGGCGCGGTGATGACGGTCGGGCTGATCCTGAGCGTGCTCGCCCTGATCATCTCGGCGATCGTCTGGGGGTTCGGCGCCAACTCGTCCAACCCGCACCTGGCGTCGCGCGGCAAGCTCGGCGTACTGGTGTCGTGTGGCGCAGCGATCATCTGCGGCGCGGCCGTCACACTCATCAACTTCTTCTGGGGCGTCGGACAAACCGTCTGA
- a CDS encoding conjugal transfer protein TrbL, giving the protein MSVCDIPVIAEVCSTVGEGTASLIAAPFDWLASAMGAAAAWLFEAVWAAFDTTTLVDVTDPGYLDVYNVLFGVAVFVTLVLFCLQLITGLVHRDPTALSRAALGLAKSVLGSFVLITLTGLMLEITDHLAIGVVQASGNTMEGMGDRIALLAGGLTTISIAAPGVGAIVTIFLSALAISAAAIVWFSLLVRKALLLVAIVFGPIALAGATWDASKGWFTKWVAFVLALILSKLVLVVIFLVAVSQVSAPIDADLASISDPIAGIVLMFIAAFAPYITYKFLSFVGFDMYHAMSSEQEAKSALNRPVPVPSTPMAENAKKILGPSKDIENATPAEGRAVPTAAQGGRGSATAGGTATPATSSAGTAGGGGARAGTAGAGTTAVPAAAAVTVGASVVGGAAKAGPQVGNAIGRKADAHAPSADDVAAPAPASPAPPVVGRRRPRVSSPSPGAHSPITAQARRDV; this is encoded by the coding sequence ATGAGTGTCTGCGACATCCCCGTCATCGCCGAGGTGTGCAGCACCGTCGGCGAAGGCACCGCTTCGCTGATCGCGGCACCGTTCGACTGGCTCGCGAGCGCGATGGGCGCGGCCGCGGCCTGGCTCTTCGAAGCCGTCTGGGCAGCATTCGACACAACGACTCTCGTCGACGTCACCGACCCCGGATACCTCGACGTGTACAACGTGCTCTTCGGCGTCGCCGTCTTCGTCACCCTGGTGCTCTTCTGCCTGCAACTCATCACCGGGCTGGTGCACCGCGACCCGACTGCGCTCTCCCGAGCCGCGCTCGGCCTCGCCAAGTCGGTGCTCGGTTCCTTCGTGCTCATCACCCTCACTGGCCTGATGCTTGAGATCACCGATCATTTGGCGATCGGCGTCGTGCAGGCCAGCGGCAACACCATGGAGGGAATGGGCGACCGCATCGCGCTTCTCGCCGGCGGTCTCACGACGATCAGTATCGCTGCCCCCGGTGTCGGTGCGATCGTGACGATCTTTCTCTCAGCGCTCGCAATCAGTGCAGCCGCGATCGTGTGGTTCTCGCTCCTCGTCCGCAAGGCACTGCTACTCGTCGCGATCGTGTTTGGGCCGATCGCTCTCGCGGGCGCAACCTGGGACGCGTCGAAGGGGTGGTTCACGAAGTGGGTCGCGTTCGTGCTCGCCTTGATCCTGTCGAAGCTGGTGCTCGTCGTCATCTTCCTGGTTGCCGTTTCCCAGGTCTCCGCGCCCATCGATGCGGACCTCGCCTCGATCAGCGATCCGATCGCGGGCATCGTGCTGATGTTCATCGCCGCTTTCGCACCTTACATCACCTACAAGTTCCTGAGCTTCGTCGGGTTCGACATGTACCACGCGATGTCGAGCGAGCAGGAAGCCAAGTCCGCACTGAACCGGCCCGTTCCTGTGCCGAGCACACCGATGGCGGAGAACGCGAAGAAGATCCTCGGCCCGAGCAAGGACATCGAGAACGCGACACCTGCAGAGGGCCGCGCTGTGCCTACCGCCGCACAGGGTGGTCGCGGTTCTGCCACTGCAGGCGGCACTGCCACCCCAGCCACCTCGAGCGCTGGCACGGCGGGCGGTGGCGGCGCCAGAGCGGGCACCGCGGGCGCGGGCACCACCGCAGTGCCGGCCGCAGCGGCCGTGACCGTCGGTGCGTCAGTAGTCGGTGGAGCGGCCAAGGCCGGCCCGCAAGTCGGCAATGCGATCGGCCGGAAGGCCGACGCCCACGCGCCATCAGCCGACGACGTCGCTGCGCCTGCCCCGGCGAGTCCAGCACCGCCGGTCGTCGGCCGCCGGCGCCCGCGGGTTTCCTCGCCGTCACCAGGTGCGCATTCCCCCATCACCGCACAAGCACGAAGGGACGTGTGA
- a CDS encoding SCO6880 family protein, whose protein sequence is MTADGNRTAYQLSPVQFSRLARRGILLGLSLPQLIAVSTGVLTLVTALYTAGAPGIAWTSPIWGTAALTAAIAIGGRKLVEWMPIVSRWMWRSARGQLTYRRRVIRPRPVGTLALPGDAASLREWNDPESGAVMVHDPHEQTLTAIVAVSHPAFALLDPGEQNRRVAGWGRVLAGACRSGRIARLQLSERTLPDSGTGLAEWWEQHGINDDGWAAATYRDLIERAGPAGERHATTISLALDLHAASRQIHTQGGGMRGAATVLRQEMAALTGALRAADLAVGGWLTADELANILRTAYDPAVGVALERHREVGRDLATAGPVAVTESWDRLRTDSAFHAVLWISEWPRSQVYPGFLSPVVFTNGVLRTVSLHYLPVRADQAARDLRKKKTELISDAHQRKRIGQIEDAGANAEYEDVLQQEADLTAGHGVLHTTGLICITASSADNLDAAVSTIEQAAIQASCETRRLVGQQAQAFTAAALPLCRSV, encoded by the coding sequence ATGACCGCGGACGGCAACCGCACCGCGTATCAGCTCTCCCCCGTGCAGTTCTCACGGCTGGCCCGCCGCGGCATCCTGCTCGGGCTCTCGCTGCCGCAACTGATCGCCGTGTCGACCGGGGTACTCACCCTTGTCACCGCGCTCTACACGGCGGGCGCCCCGGGCATCGCCTGGACGAGCCCGATCTGGGGCACGGCGGCGCTCACTGCCGCCATCGCGATCGGCGGACGCAAACTCGTCGAGTGGATGCCGATCGTCAGCCGCTGGATGTGGCGCAGCGCACGCGGCCAACTCACCTACCGGCGCCGCGTCATCCGCCCACGCCCCGTCGGCACCCTCGCTCTCCCCGGCGACGCGGCCTCGTTGCGTGAGTGGAACGATCCGGAGTCTGGCGCCGTGATGGTGCACGACCCGCACGAACAGACGCTGACTGCGATCGTCGCGGTGTCGCACCCGGCTTTCGCGCTGCTCGACCCGGGCGAGCAGAACCGCCGCGTGGCCGGGTGGGGCCGCGTGCTTGCCGGCGCGTGCCGATCTGGCCGCATCGCCCGCCTGCAGCTGTCGGAGCGCACCCTGCCCGACTCCGGCACCGGTCTCGCAGAGTGGTGGGAGCAGCACGGCATCAACGATGACGGCTGGGCGGCCGCCACGTACCGCGACCTGATCGAACGTGCCGGCCCGGCTGGCGAACGCCACGCGACCACGATCAGTCTCGCGCTCGACCTCCACGCCGCGTCCCGACAGATCCACACGCAGGGCGGTGGCATGCGCGGGGCGGCGACGGTGCTCAGACAGGAGATGGCCGCCCTCACCGGCGCCCTGCGCGCAGCGGATCTCGCAGTCGGCGGGTGGCTCACGGCCGACGAGCTCGCCAACATCCTGCGCACGGCATATGACCCCGCCGTCGGCGTCGCCCTGGAACGCCACCGCGAAGTCGGACGTGACCTGGCCACCGCCGGCCCAGTGGCCGTCACCGAGAGCTGGGATCGGCTCCGCACCGACAGCGCATTCCACGCGGTGCTGTGGATCAGCGAATGGCCACGCTCACAGGTGTACCCCGGCTTCCTCTCCCCCGTCGTCTTCACCAACGGTGTGCTGCGCACGGTGTCGCTGCACTACCTGCCCGTGCGCGCCGATCAAGCGGCCCGCGACCTCCGCAAGAAGAAGACCGAGCTGATCAGCGACGCCCACCAGCGCAAGCGCATCGGCCAGATCGAGGATGCCGGCGCGAATGCCGAGTACGAAGATGTGCTGCAGCAGGAGGCCGACCTCACCGCCGGCCACGGTGTGCTGCATACGACCGGTCTCATCTGCATTACAGCCTCAAGCGCCGATAATCTGGACGCGGCGGTCTCCACGATCGAGCAGGCCGCCATCCAGGCGTCGTGCGAGACGCGCCGACTCGTCGGACAGCAAGCGCAGGCGTTCACGGCGGCCGCCTTGCCGCTGTGTCGGAGCGTTTGA